AAAAGGTTGAACGGATGGGGGATCGAGGGGGGACAGTGTGGGGCTGCAATTAAAATGCTCTATACTATATCAAAAAAAACTAATCACCAATAACTAATGACTAGTGACTAATCACTAATGAGTTAATAACTAATAGCTTAACTATTAGTTCAGTATGTCATCGCCGTGAAACAAGCTATATAATCACTCCTTGAACCAATTGGTAATACTTGCGTCGTGATTGCAATCTATCCAGGCAGCTTCGATCCCATTACCCTAGGACACCTTGACATCATCCAGCGTGGCTGTAGACTCTTTGATAAGGTGATTGTGACGGTGCTGCGCAATCCCACTAAATCTCCCTTGTTCACAGTGCTTGAGCGAGTCGAGCAGATTAAACTTTGCACCCAACACTTACCTAATGTAGAAGTGGACAGTTTCACCGGTTTAACGGTGGAATATGCCAAACTGAAGAAAGCTCAAGTACTGTTGCGAGGGTTAAGGGTGCTTTCTGACTTTGAGAAGGAACTCCAGATGGCTCATACTAATCATACCCTCTGGGATGAAATCGAAACGGTTTTTCTCGCCACCTCTAACGAATATAGTTTCTTGAGTAGTAGCGTAGTC
The Moorena sp. SIOASIH genome window above contains:
- the coaD gene encoding pantetheine-phosphate adenylyltransferase codes for the protein MIAIYPGSFDPITLGHLDIIQRGCRLFDKVIVTVLRNPTKSPLFTVLERVEQIKLCTQHLPNVEVDSFTGLTVEYAKLKKAQVLLRGLRVLSDFEKELQMAHTNHTLWDEIETVFLATSNEYSFLSSSVVKEIAKFGGSVDHLVPQQVALDIYRCYAKNHPGTTHPSKTNPQTPLNPLILDQET